From the genome of Ziziphus jujuba cultivar Dongzao chromosome 4, ASM3175591v1:
TTTTTGAATTACAAATGACCCTCAAGTCTTGAAAAAGTTTATAACAACCTAAGGTAGAGAAGAATATCATGAAGCCAGCAGAAATTTGGACAACTCTACGGCTTCCTACTCGGGTCAATCCAAGAAGTCCCACATTCTCCCTTGAATACAAACCAAGATTCTCCTGTCAAACTCAGAATAATACACCGTACTACAAAGCTTCTGAAGCCAAAATTAATTGTTCATCTTACACAGAAACAGTTGAACCAGTCCCTGTTCCAAAAAGACCATCAAGCATGATACCAATTCCCTGCAAACacatttaaaaacaatttagcacatttaattataaaatgacTAGTGAAAATTAGCATTATATATGGAAAACATAAACGTGACTAGAAACTGTGCATATTATGATCTGCATTCAAGCTATAATTGTGGTACAACGTATTTTTGCATGCTCAATATAAGGCTGTTCACAGTTGTAGGCAATGCTGATATTTAACCTTCAATGATATGCAGGGAACAGTTTTTTTCTATCATACTTAGCAGCAAAGCAAGCATATCATTTCATATACTTCATAAGCACCACCATGTCTAAGTAATCTGAGAAAGAAATTACATTCTCTATATATTTTGACTAACTCACCTGCCAGCCAATACCCCGGCTCAATACATAAGCAGGAGGAGGAGTGGCAATTGCCAGTCTTGATGCGGCCTTGTATGCGCCAGTTGACTGAAGCATAAAATTTCTGGTCAGGACTTGTTTTTGTTAAGGCATAACTGAATCATTGAACTTGAAATCTACTACTCCATAGTCATGATATAAAAGCAACTTAAGTAATTGGAGATCAAAGACACAAACAGATGACATGCCATGATGGACAGAAAGAGTTGTTCATATTACATAATTTTGGAGATACAAAATACAGCATACCAACAACAAATAGCAATTATGTGGAACTATTAAATTTGGCTACATACCTCGACCATTGAAACAAGGACAGCTGACATCATTGCAAAAGAATGACCTGCAGAAAATGTAGGAGGCCCCCATTGCAGAGGATATGGAAACTTGAACCTAAAATAATGTAACATATTGAGATTTCTGAACCAGGTAAAAAAGGCAATTGTATTGAAGTAAAGTTGCTCTTTTATATACCATGGGGCAGTAGATATGAGATTTGCTCTGTCTGTACGGCAGCTGATTTGGGTTTTACCAGACTTGTTTCGGTAGGCCCCACTGGCAGTCAAGATGAGGGAATAGATCCATACAATTGTGACACAGATCAATACTGGAAATCTTTCAAAAATGGGAACATCTCTAAATGGTCTCACATTCTTCAAATACtgcattttatcaaaaattcatTCTTGTGTAAAATAATGGAATTTTAGATAGAGTAAAAGGCTTTACTCCCAAGCACAAGATAAAATCACCTACCTGTGATAATCCAATGACCAACAACAGCATTGGAATTCCAATTTCCACACAATTTCCCAACTGAAACAAACATAGTGAGGACAAAAAACTTCAATATTATTAAAGAGAATAgctaatattgaaaatatagtaATCTGGACatccataaaatatatttcaaaatgccTTAAGGTAGATATTGAGAACAAAATTACGAGGCCTCAGGTGTCTGGTTTTCTGATGCTAGACTCCAGAACAAATATTCAGCTCCAAAGACACATTTACCACATCAAATGGAAGCTGCACAAGGGTGGGTTGACCAAAGGATAAAATAAATTGCATCTTATAATAAAACTTACAGTGGGAAACCCTCGTTGAAACAATCCCAAGCCTACCAATCCAACCACAGGTGCCATACCAAGAGGACTGAAGAAACTGCACAAGTAAAAACCAAGAATAGAATAATGAATCACTCAGCTGTTTGTATTATAATCTTAACTAATTTCTCATGCCATCAACATACCGCGAAAAGAGACCCCAAAGTTGGCTGTAACCTAGGATGATTTGTATGCTTGAAGCTACAATTAGTGCTCCTTGTATAGCTCGCATTGTTTGTATAAATCTCTGCAAACCAATGACATGGGAAGATCTCTTTCAATACCCTACCAAATAGAAAACATACTTAAGTACGACAGCTGAAAGGGAATAGATTTCACATAATCTTATGGGACTTAGGTTCACATTGACATAGAAGTAATACCATTCACAATATACGTGAATTAATCATTCCATATCCTATTGTAGGGGTCTCATATATATTACATTGGACAGGAAAATCGAGGCTTATATAGATGTCTAAATATAGATAGATAATTTGTTTGTGCGAGAAATCTCGTTGATCTATCTAATATTCTGTGTTTCAATGACTCCAGAAACACCAGCATTCACTTAATTTTTGCAAGTACCCTTGCAATTAAGCACCCTTCTACACATTCCTTTTGAAGGCTGATATTTTTAAGGCTCATACATCAATCAACTTTTAGAAATATTAAGCTTGCAAGAAATTCCTTAGTAGAAGATGTGGATAAGAGGTAGAATTCTGGTCTTCTAAAGTATCTATTTTCAGCCTGTCAAATCTTCTTTGTCAAATCttcttaaagatttttttttttaattcaaaatactATCTAGATAGAAAGTTTTTGATATATGTCTCATATTCTAATTCCATGCAATTctcaaaaacattaataatagaaatagtgGGAGAATAACGAAACTGATTTTTTCTTTCTGACATGTTAAACCATGAAAATGACTTACTTCATGAGGATCACTAATCCGTTGCAATGAGGAGTCGTTTACTATGTAAGCTATGGGAATGACATAAGCAAAGGAGCCTCCAACAACCGCTGGCAATCTGGTTCCAAAAAGGGCTTGAAGAAGAGTATTAATTCCAGCTACAAAGAGTAGAGTCTGTATAACTCGTGCCTTGTCACCCTGGTTGTCAGCAGCAAAATCGTTGAAAAGATGTATTCAGAAAAGAAATTTGGAACAAACTGACAAACATGCAACCTACAGCATTGCTAGGGAACTTTTctcagagaaaacaaaaaagcaaaagaggCTCAAGGAActacaaaattttgaaacagtgaaaatttaatatagagtATCATAATCAGTACTAAGGTGTTGCTGGTCCAAAGATCTTCATTATCTCACTTAAGTACGTGAGGAAAAAAAGGGGTATGGATAGCAAATCTCTAAACCAAGTATGAATCAGACAAGACATAAAATTCGGTGGAAAGTGGAGGTAGTTTAGTGGAAAACAAGCTTACATCGCTTCCTCCCATTGCAGGGACAAGAACTGAGGGTATCATTACACTTGTTCCCAGCATCATGATGTAGTTTTGAAATGCTAAAAGTATGGTTTCAGCTGCAACACAAATTTAAAGGTATAGCAATGAGAATTCAACAAATCAAGCAGCATAAACTGGGTGAATGGCctgttttaaattgaaaatccTTCAAATTATTCCAAGCAAACAACAAAACCACACCAGTCATTTGAGGttaaaacataaaacataaacCTTGATACAGAATGAGAGAAATTCCACAAGCAAACGAAGAAGCTTTGCTTTGGACCGTAGAATAGTAAATAAAAAACGCCATTAACAAGTCTTGTACAATACAAAGTCTGATGGCTACAAAAGCTCTGTTTCATATACGAAAGATAACTGAAAGAAACTTTGAAACTTCAAAACCACCCATTATTGTGATTTATATTCCCATTTGTTATGCTATATAATTTctcaataaataaacaaaagcgCTTTATAGGAGAGTTTCACTGGTCTCAAAATAAtagaaattcaaaattcaaaattttcacaataatcaTAAAACTTAAAGTTACGGTATCATCATCCATTTGTCTCTGTCGCCCGTCTGGTATCAACCAAAAAAAGGCGAAAAAGAATCTAAAACCACAACATTTTTCTtcaaatggaaataataataatatatatatatatatatatatatatatatatatatattattcttcttctactGGTCTGTTAGTCTGTAAATGACAGTGCTTCAAACTTAAACGCCCTGAAACAAAAACAACTGCTTCTCAAGGCTCAAAGTATTCAGTTTTTAAAACTCATCAAAAACcacaaaccctttttttttttttttttcccacacaACGCCCATTAAGGAAAACAGAAAAATGCAGAGAGACTCTCCTTGAAGACCACTTGAAGCCCATTACCCCATTTCTCATTCAAATAACTTTAAGATAACAAAAACAACACCAAGCGAGAAAAAGACAGAGCATACCCCAAGGTGGGTTGGAGTCTATACAGTATTCGAGGTCTTGTAGTTGTTCCATGGGAGGGTGGATAATGTCTGCCATTGTTGAAGCTTCAGAGAGCTAGTGTGAAACAGAGagccaaagaagaagaagaagaagaagaagaagaacttgGATCAAAGTAAAGTACAGATATAAAGTGAACAATAAAAGCAagtaaggaagaaaaataaaataaaattaatatatagatatatatatataaagggaaagaaagaacaATATGCAAAGCAAAGGCCTCTCTGTGAAGCACCTCTGCTATCGTCGACTAGCCTGTAGTTGTATCAGTGGGCTCCATATTACATTATTACCCTCCATTTATTTCTTTAACAACGAAATAGCCCTTCCAGCCCCACATTTTTGCAACagaataatataatacaattaCCACTTTGTCCTCCTCGTTCATCGTACGGCAAAATCTTTTTGATTAAGATTGAAGTACATGGATTTTaccttgtgtgtgtgtgtgtgtttttttttttttttaatattttatcaattcatcactaatataacttttttttcttttttcaacttCTTTTTAAGCATCTTTCAATATAACCAAAAGCTGCACAACCCTGTAAggtgttttttaatattaatgtaATCAgttttacccccaaaaaaaaaaaaaaatcctataagGAGTTTAGACATAGATACAATATTGTGAGGTCTATGGTGGTCATGGTTGTACAAAATGTTAGTACCAAGAAATCTTTTCTATATCTCCCACTTGGCTGATCCACCTGTGATGCAAGTGTGGGACCCTTCTTGAGTACTGCAGTAGTCCCCACTGGCCAGAGTGTTAATCTCAACATCTaaaggttgaaaataaaaataaaaaaataaaaaattaattaaattttttgtttaaaaaaaaaaaaaaaaaaaaaaaaaccaattctgCACCATATAGTTTTGAGTAGGTGAAATTCTATTTAGCTTTTATCCATTATGTCACCACTGTCACCGGCGGTTACTTTTTAAGTATTGATTTGATCACTTTTggatattagatttttaattttaaaaataaaataaatttagcaaATTAATAGTTACTGTGCTAACAATGGATTTTAATCTCACCTAATCATCATGAGGTGTGACAAATGGATTGTTTGAATAGAGTTATTGATTAAAGGAAGAGAAAAGAATTAATATTGATGAAACAGAAAGAATGACAAGTGAGAAGGGTATATTGAATGCTGTTTCAGAGGTCCTTATGTTATTGTTCATACCAAATGTGAATACTTAGTGATAGAAGTTGATGGGGACATTAAATGAAACAGTGGGGGCACTCGTTGTCACATTTATTATTCTTaccttggatttttttttctttttcttatgtttcttttttggtgTGGAAAAAGGGGAGGAAGAATATGTTCTTTGGCAGTATGATTGGGGGGGTTGGTtgcttttttgaaattttttgggaAGAGGGGCAAAAGTGATAAAATGTGTGAGAAGGGAGGACCAAATGGTGAAAGAGACATAGGGAAGGTCAAATAGAGAGGAAGAGAAGGGTAAGGGAGATGAGTTTGCTTGCACGTGCGaggcatgtatatatatatatatagagagagagagagagagagctttctGCTATTACTGCCTTGGTAGTCCTTATTCCCCAAACCACGACCATGACATTATCCAACCCCTCCACACAAAACCCGATTCCCATGGAATACTAAAAACAAACCCAACCCATTTCTTACGTGCTTCCTTCTCTCATTTTCAAACCTCACAAGAtaagaatctctctctctctctctctctcacacaacACAtctggttttgttttgtttgcagCTTTGCATGCACTCCTAGCCTAAAAATGTGGGAGTTTGAACCTTTTGAGTAAACAACAAGGgcttttgcaatttttatatttttcccttCAAGAAAACAAAGCTAAATTATCACATTTGAAATGATTAAAACGTGTATGTAACAGTAATATGAATAAAGCTTGTGGTGCAACAAGATGATGGTAATCAAGTAGTTTATTTTGACGTCACACAAATGTTATAGGTGATTATTTGAATGCTGTTtctctttcaaaatttaaaaaagtgggTAGGAATCATGATTTGAAGTAAATAAAACTACTTGGTAAGTTCCAAATAAAGTAAAGTAAAATCCAATGTAATAGGTTTTCTCTGCaacttttgatttttcaaaaggaaaaaggaattaACCCACTTCTAAGAAATCTATCCACCCAAttcataaaataacaataaagagaataagatgaagaagaagaaatctcttccatccaagtcaaaatgCCCTGCAAAGAGGacattaaaactatatatatatatatatatatgtatattgtccCTCAGCATGTGAGCcaaaaactaattaaacaaataaagtcTCACTTGTTTTAATATATTGGAATTTGGAATAACTTTGGTCAGCCTCCAAAGACCACCATCCAAACCACCTCTTTAAATGCATTCATTGCCTGACCCAACAAGTTAGAAGCCTTCACATTTTTCCACAAAATCCCTGTTCTTCACGGTTAATTACCTAATTATCCCTTAACATTGGAATTGATAATTGTGTGATAAGCTCTAATATATGAGGCATATTCCAAAACCTAGTCATGTGTTTGCCAATGCtgagtatttttgtttttcaggtTGAAAATGATTTcatctaaacctaaccaaattcagaagttaaaaatatattctcaATAGTTTAACCATTAAGCCAAGCTTATAAATACTTTTACTAATGTTTGTGTGGTTCTACTATATTacaagtttaatatatatatatatatatatattatattacaatatTTGCTAACTCCATTATatttctaattatatttttttattccaaagCAATTAAAGAAACTTGGTATATACACCAGAGAAAAACTAAATTATGGTACTCACAGTCCATACGAAATGTCACGAACAATAGAAGAACCAAAGAAGAGATGTGGTACATGAAAAccatacaaatttaataatttttttagaaaacaaatctTATTGGTTCGGTATATAAAAGCGGGATGCAGGCAGCAAATTCGGTCGGTGAAATCTGGATTAGAGATTGGGTTCCGAATTTTGCATACAAGGTCTTATcttcttatcaattttcttttattaaagtaaaaaaaataagtattttttattagtgTATAAAGTAAAAGTAAAATCATACATGAATGTGTAGAATATAATGAGACTggcaatttttatctttttattaatttttttttattttattattttttttttttgggtagttgATACCACTCATAATGTTTTTGTGTAGTGCATCAAATGCAGCAATTGGGTCCTTTGACCCCAATTTTTTGtgtaaaaaacatttaaaaaaaataataataatttgcagCAATTGTTCCAATGGGAATAAATGCTACATCTTAATGAAACTAAACCTCTAAtccttttccccaaaaaaactaTTTCGTACCCTAATCCAACAATGAGTATGCAAAGTGAACACTCTTCTGCtggttgacacgtggcattttatatatataaaaactatgatggcaatttgtggaataagatatggtttaatttattaggtGGAAATGGAATAAAGTCAGGCAGCCTAGCTGAGGAGCATCTGATGGTTTTCggctttaaaaaatatttgcttTTTGACATGGAGTTGTCGCTCTCTTTCTATTAATGAATCAACAACGACATATCAACCTTTGCCCAACACACCATTCTCCATTTTTGAggttttgaatttcaaatccaATGCTATATATAGCAATATAAGGAAAGATTAAATTGATGAGTCCCAATTGATATTCAAACTAAATGAgattttattcaccaaaaagaaagaaaaatctaaatgagattttgaaaaaataatgataatctGGGATTCTGTACTTCCTTagatttctaaaaatttaaaaagaaagtgTATAGAGATTTCTTTTGAAAAGAATTTAACAGGAAAAAGCTTCAATGAACTTGAAGAAATCCCTAAAAAATTCTTAAATCTAGGCATGAGCCATTATAGATTTTCAACCACATCCATTGCTCTCAAAGCATAAGATCAGT
Proteins encoded in this window:
- the LOC107417144 gene encoding nucleobase-ascorbate transporter 1 isoform X4, which encodes MADIIHPPMEQLQDLEYCIDSNPPWAETILLAFQNYIMMLGTSVMIPSVLVPAMGGSDGDKARVIQTLLFVAGINTLLQALFGTRLPAVVGGSFAYVIPIAYIVNDSSLQRISDPHERFIQTMRAIQGALIVASSIQIILGYSQLWGLFSRFFSPLGMAPVVGLVGLGLFQRGFPTLGNCVEIGIPMLLLVIGLSQYLKNVRPFRDVPIFERFPVLICVTIVWIYSLILTASGAYRNKSGKTQISCRTDRANLISTAPWFKFPYPLQWGPPTFSAGHSFAMMSAVLVSMVESTGAYKAASRLAIATPPPAYVLSRGIGWQGIGIMLDGLFGTGTGSTVSVENVGLLGLTRVGSRRVVQISAGFMIFFSTLGKFGAVFASIPFPIFAALYCILFGLVASVGISFLQFTNMNSMRNLIIVGLSLFLGISVPQFFNEYWTPSRDGLVHTNAGWFNAFLNTIFSSPPTVGLIVAVFLDNTLEVEKSKKDRGMPWWVKFRSFKGDNRNEEFYTLPFNLNRFFPPT
- the LOC107417144 gene encoding nucleobase-ascorbate transporter 1 isoform X2; the protein is MADIIHPPMEQLQDLEYCIDSNPPWAETILLAFQNYIMMLGTSVMIPSVLVPAMGGSDGDKARVIQTLLFVAGINTLLQALFGTRLPAVVGGSFAYVIPIAYIVNDSSLQRISDPHERFIQTMRAIQGALIVASSIQIILGYSQLWGLFSRFFSPLGMAPVVGLVGLGLFQRGFPTLGNCVEIGIPMLLLVIGLSQYLKNVRPFRDVPIFERFPVLICVTIVWIYSLILTASGAYRNKSGKTQISCRTDRANLISTAPWYIKEQLYFNTIAFFTWFRNLNMLHYFRFKFPYPLQWGPPTFSAGHSFAMMSAVLVSMVESTGAYKAASRLAIATPPPAYVLSRGIGWQGIGIMLDGLFGTGTGSTVSVENVGLLGLTRVGSRRVVQISAGFMIFFSTLGKFGAVFASIPFPIFAALYCILFGLVASVGISFLQFTNMNSMRNLIIVGLSLFLGISVPQFFNEYWTPSRDGLVHTNAGWFNAFLNTIFSSPPTVGLIVAVFLDNTLEVEKSKKDRGMPWWVKFRSFKGDNRNEEFYTLPFNLNRFFPPT
- the LOC107417144 gene encoding nucleobase-ascorbate transporter 1 isoform X3, giving the protein MAFFIYYSTVQSKASSFACGISLILYQAETILLAFQNYIMMLGTSVMIPSVLVPAMGGSDGDKARVIQTLLFVAGINTLLQALFGTRLPAVVGGSFAYVIPIAYIVNDSSLQRISDPHERFIQTMRAIQGALIVASSIQIILGYSQLWGLFSRFFSPLGMAPVVGLVGLGLFQRGFPTLGNCVEIGIPMLLLVIGLSQYLKNVRPFRDVPIFERFPVLICVTIVWIYSLILTASGAYRNKSGKTQISCRTDRANLISTAPWFKFPYPLQWGPPTFSAGHSFAMMSAVLVSMVESTGAYKAASRLAIATPPPAYVLSRGIGWQGIGIMLDGLFGTGTGSTVSVENVGLLGLTRVGSRRVVQISAGFMIFFSTLGKFGAVFASIPFPIFAALYCILFGLVASVGISFLQFTNMNSMRNLIIVGLSLFLGISVPQFFNEYWTPSRDGLVHTNAGWFNAFLNTIFSSPPTVGLIVAVFLDNTLEVEKSKKDRGMPWWVKFRSFKGDNRNEEFYTLPFNLNRFFPPT
- the LOC107417144 gene encoding nucleobase-ascorbate transporter 1 isoform X1, which encodes MAFFIYYSTVQSKASSFACGISLILYQAETILLAFQNYIMMLGTSVMIPSVLVPAMGGSDGDKARVIQTLLFVAGINTLLQALFGTRLPAVVGGSFAYVIPIAYIVNDSSLQRISDPHERFIQTMRAIQGALIVASSIQIILGYSQLWGLFSRFFSPLGMAPVVGLVGLGLFQRGFPTLGNCVEIGIPMLLLVIGLSQYLKNVRPFRDVPIFERFPVLICVTIVWIYSLILTASGAYRNKSGKTQISCRTDRANLISTAPWYIKEQLYFNTIAFFTWFRNLNMLHYFRFKFPYPLQWGPPTFSAGHSFAMMSAVLVSMVESTGAYKAASRLAIATPPPAYVLSRGIGWQGIGIMLDGLFGTGTGSTVSVENVGLLGLTRVGSRRVVQISAGFMIFFSTLGKFGAVFASIPFPIFAALYCILFGLVASVGISFLQFTNMNSMRNLIIVGLSLFLGISVPQFFNEYWTPSRDGLVHTNAGWFNAFLNTIFSSPPTVGLIVAVFLDNTLEVEKSKKDRGMPWWVKFRSFKGDNRNEEFYTLPFNLNRFFPPT
- the LOC107417144 gene encoding nucleobase-ascorbate transporter 1 isoform X5 encodes the protein MRAIQGALIVASSIQIILGYSQLWGLFSRFFSPLGMAPVVGLVGLGLFQRGFPTLGNCVEIGIPMLLLVIGLSQYLKNVRPFRDVPIFERFPVLICVTIVWIYSLILTASGAYRNKSGKTQISCRTDRANLISTAPWYIKEQLYFNTIAFFTWFRNLNMLHYFRFKFPYPLQWGPPTFSAGHSFAMMSAVLVSMVESTGAYKAASRLAIATPPPAYVLSRGIGWQGIGIMLDGLFGTGTGSTVSVENVGLLGLTRVGSRRVVQISAGFMIFFSTLGKFGAVFASIPFPIFAALYCILFGLVASVGISFLQFTNMNSMRNLIIVGLSLFLGISVPQFFNEYWTPSRDGLVHTNAGWFNAFLNTIFSSPPTVGLIVAVFLDNTLEVEKSKKDRGMPWWVKFRSFKGDNRNEEFYTLPFNLNRFFPPT